In the genome of Spirochaetia bacterium, one region contains:
- the hisD gene encoding histidinol dehydrogenase, translating to MMLDFTYDPKGDALQRLLSRSMADDQAVKETVCKVLAKVKTEGDTALFDFARQFDHVELSALRVTQEEIAEAKRLVDPRLKKAICQAADNITAFHKAELPQAEYLEPMEGIELSRKIVPISSVGLYVPGGTAPLFSTVLMLSLPAKVAGCRSVTLCTPPGKDGTIHPALLFAADLGGVTNIYKCGGAQAIAAMAYGTQTIAPVEKIFGPGNRFVTTAKMLVSETVAIDMPAGPSEVMVIADPTSDPAFVASDFLSQAEHGKDSQSMLVVIGDEKEATAYMQKIERALEKQLSQLPRHEYLLPSLAHSHALAVPSLERCAQVVNAYAPEHLVINLSEPEKLADLVENAGSIFLGPWSCESAGDYASGTNHTLPTRGWARSYSGVSTDSFLKKITIQKLSKAGLEHLSDTIVTMAEGEMLSAHANAVQVRLGKEKK from the coding sequence ATGATGCTGGATTTTACCTATGATCCGAAAGGGGATGCCCTGCAAAGGTTGCTTTCCCGGAGTATGGCGGATGACCAGGCTGTCAAGGAGACTGTCTGCAAGGTACTTGCAAAGGTCAAGACTGAAGGCGATACTGCCTTGTTTGACTTTGCACGGCAATTTGATCATGTGGAGCTTTCCGCTTTGCGGGTCACGCAGGAAGAAATTGCAGAGGCAAAAAGGCTTGTTGATCCGAGGCTCAAGAAAGCAATCTGCCAAGCTGCCGACAATATCACAGCTTTTCATAAAGCAGAATTGCCTCAAGCGGAGTATCTGGAACCCATGGAAGGCATAGAACTTTCTCGGAAGATTGTCCCGATTTCATCTGTGGGACTGTATGTCCCAGGAGGGACTGCCCCTTTGTTTTCGACAGTACTTATGTTGTCTTTGCCAGCAAAGGTTGCCGGGTGCCGGTCCGTGACGCTTTGTACACCTCCAGGGAAAGATGGGACCATACATCCGGCTCTGCTTTTTGCTGCAGATCTTGGAGGCGTCACTAACATCTACAAATGCGGTGGAGCGCAGGCAATTGCGGCCATGGCTTACGGAACACAGACCATAGCTCCTGTAGAAAAGATATTCGGGCCTGGAAATCGCTTTGTTACCACTGCAAAGATGTTGGTCAGTGAAACAGTTGCCATTGATATGCCTGCGGGTCCAAGTGAAGTAATGGTCATAGCTGACCCGACTTCTGACCCTGCATTCGTTGCCAGTGATTTTCTCAGTCAGGCAGAACATGGCAAAGACAGTCAGTCAATGCTTGTTGTCATTGGAGATGAAAAAGAAGCAACAGCATACATGCAGAAGATTGAACGGGCTTTGGAAAAACAACTGTCACAGTTGCCTCGGCATGAATATCTGCTTCCTTCCCTTGCACATTCCCATGCCTTGGCGGTGCCTTCTCTTGAACGTTGTGCACAGGTTGTCAATGCCTATGCACCCGAACACCTTGTCATCAATCTGAGTGAACCTGAAAAACTTGCTGATCTGGTAGAAAATGCCGGTTCAATTTTCCTAGGTCCTTGGTCCTGTGAAAGTGCCGGTGACTATGCCAGTGGTACAAACCATACACTTCCTACCAGAGGATGGGCCAGAAGCTACAGCGGGGTGAGTACAGATTCTTTTCTGAAGAAAATAACGATTCAGAAACTTTCCAAGGCTGGGCTGGAGCATCTTTCAGATACGATTGTTACTATGGCTGAGGGTGAGATGCTTTCTGCCCATGCCAATGCAGTACAGGTCAGGCTGGGAAAGGAGAAGAAATAA
- the hisIE gene encoding bifunctional phosphoribosyl-AMP cyclohydrolase/phosphoribosyl-ATP diphosphatase HisIE produces the protein MEVDFNKMGGLVPAIVQDARTGCVLMLGYMNEESLKITQERKLVTFWSRSRQQLWTKGETSGNYLQLRDIKVDCDKDTLLVKAIPMGPVCHTGADTCFFEDNKMEDSDTKDFLFYLESIIEDRRDYPVEGSYTNSLFSRGINRIAKKVGEEAVELVIESKDNDKSLLIGEAADLLYHLQVLLTYKDVKLMEVLECLKERHS, from the coding sequence ATGGAAGTCGATTTCAACAAGATGGGTGGCCTGGTACCGGCGATCGTACAGGATGCGAGAACCGGATGTGTGCTGATGCTTGGCTACATGAATGAGGAAAGCCTGAAGATTACCCAGGAAAGGAAACTGGTGACATTCTGGTCGCGGAGCAGGCAACAGCTATGGACGAAAGGTGAAACCAGCGGAAATTACCTGCAGCTGCGGGACATCAAGGTTGACTGTGACAAGGATACCTTGCTTGTCAAGGCAATTCCTATGGGACCGGTCTGCCATACTGGTGCCGATACTTGTTTCTTTGAAGACAACAAGATGGAAGACAGCGATACCAAGGATTTCCTTTTCTATCTGGAAAGCATCATTGAGGACCGTAGGGATTATCCTGTGGAAGGTTCATATACCAACAGCCTTTTTTCCAGGGGTATCAACAGAATTGCCAAGAAAGTCGGGGAAGAAGCTGTGGAATTGGTCATTGAATCCAAAGACAATGACAAATCCCTGCTTATTGGTGAGGCTGCTGACTTGCTTTATCACTTGCAGGTGCTCCTGACATACAAGGATGTCAAACTTATGGAAGTCCTTGAATGTCTGAAGGAAAGGCATAGCTGA
- the radC gene encoding DNA repair protein RadC, translating into MNYSITQATTLKIHELPQELRPRERLENIGAENLSDEELLAILISSGNKSQSVTKISQEVVKLLDQEPLPSMAALMQIKGLGTAKACIIAAALELGRRKTPREQKTVIQEAADVFNVIRHYASRSQEQFIVIGLNGAHEVLEIIVAAVGTVNECQVHPRDVFAPILEKRGVALILAHNHPSGNLLPSIPDRQLTERMIKCGRLLGIKVLDHLVFSTESYYSFAEKDLLSFD; encoded by the coding sequence ATGAACTACTCAATCACACAAGCGACCACGCTCAAGATACATGAGCTGCCACAGGAACTCAGGCCTCGTGAACGCCTGGAAAACATTGGAGCCGAAAATCTGTCAGATGAAGAACTGCTTGCCATACTCATCAGTTCAGGAAACAAAAGCCAATCAGTGACAAAAATTTCCCAGGAAGTGGTAAAACTCCTGGACCAGGAGCCTCTGCCCTCCATGGCAGCACTGATGCAGATAAAAGGACTTGGAACAGCAAAGGCATGCATTATCGCTGCAGCTTTGGAACTAGGGCGGAGAAAGACACCACGGGAACAGAAAACCGTCATCCAGGAAGCTGCCGATGTATTCAATGTCATCAGGCATTATGCTTCCCGTTCCCAGGAACAATTTATTGTAATAGGGCTGAATGGTGCTCATGAAGTACTGGAAATAATCGTCGCAGCAGTAGGAACTGTCAATGAATGCCAAGTGCACCCTCGTGATGTATTTGCACCGATTCTGGAAAAAAGAGGAGTTGCTTTGATATTGGCACACAACCATCCGTCAGGAAATCTTTTACCCAGCATACCTGACCGACAGCTGACAGAAAGGATGATAAAATGCGGACGTTTGCTAGGCATAAAAGTACTGGACCATCTGGTCTTCAGTACAGAAAGTTACTACTCATTTGCAGAAAAAGACTTGCTGTCATTTGACTGA
- the hisA gene encoding 1-(5-phosphoribosyl)-5-[(5-phosphoribosylamino)methylideneamino]imidazole-4-carboxamide isomerase: MIIIPAIDLIDGQLVRLSKGDYNSKKAYGKNPVDMALAFEAAGLTHLHLVDLDGAKSGSPKNLGVLEAIASATSLEIDFGGGVKTTDALAAAFSAGASKVTCGSIAASDSRLVMEWLDKFGAGRLVLGADSRNGRIATVGWLETTGLDVFSFIGSYLERGLKRVVCTDISRDGMLAGPAFELYDKLIATYGKKIELVASGGVSSLADLEKLAGKGVFAAIVGKAIYEGNVSLKELKDFEEEHHAG, encoded by the coding sequence ATGATCATCATACCTGCGATTGATTTGATTGACGGACAACTGGTCAGACTGAGCAAAGGTGACTATAACAGCAAAAAGGCATATGGAAAGAATCCTGTGGATATGGCCTTGGCTTTTGAAGCTGCAGGACTCACACATCTGCATCTGGTTGATCTTGACGGGGCCAAGAGCGGAAGCCCGAAGAATCTTGGTGTCCTTGAAGCCATTGCTTCTGCTACTTCCCTTGAGATTGATTTCGGTGGAGGTGTCAAGACCACGGATGCGCTTGCTGCGGCTTTCTCTGCCGGAGCATCTAAAGTTACCTGTGGTTCCATAGCGGCATCAGACAGCAGGTTGGTCATGGAATGGCTTGATAAGTTCGGAGCTGGCAGGCTTGTCCTTGGAGCTGACAGCAGGAACGGCAGGATTGCAACCGTAGGTTGGCTTGAAACGACAGGGCTTGATGTTTTTTCTTTTATCGGCAGCTATCTGGAACGTGGCTTGAAGAGGGTCGTATGTACTGATATTTCCCGTGATGGCATGCTTGCTGGGCCGGCTTTTGAACTCTATGACAAGCTGATTGCTACCTATGGAAAGAAAATTGAGCTGGTGGCCTCAGGAGGAGTCAGTTCCCTGGCTGATTTGGAAAAACTTGCGGGAAAGGGTGTCTTTGCAGCCATTGTAGGCAAGGCAATCTATGAAGGAAATGTAAGTTTGAAAGAACTGAAAGATTTCGAGGAGGAACATCATGCTGGCTAA
- the hisB gene encoding imidazoleglycerol-phosphate dehydratase HisB, whose translation MKEHPFVPVLFVDREGTILQDTRLDGFGKVHWIPGVFAGLSKIRKFGDFSLVMLSQQMGVGTAAFSRESFLPVHQWVLDTLAGERICFDDVHVDFSLEGDNCPGHLPSPSLLASYTAGAYDLDHSFLIGGKLMDVELASSLGCKVILFAEKQAGAALLADRKELAPAVVFISDDWQEIASFLVGGEEREDRKATIIRNTAETRITLSVNLDGTGKGNMHTGIGFLDHMLAQVLRHSQIDMDLSADGDLEVDEHHTVEDIAIVMGSAIKQALGDKWGISRYGFDLLPMDDVLAQGAIDFSGRPFFHWNVPFRREYVGTFPTEMFGHFFKSFSDAAACNLDLKVSQGNAHHMIEAVFKCFAKSLKMAVHRYPYSNELPSTKGVL comes from the coding sequence ATGAAAGAACATCCGTTTGTCCCTGTTTTGTTTGTGGATAGGGAAGGGACAATACTTCAGGATACCCGCTTGGATGGATTTGGCAAAGTCCATTGGATCCCTGGCGTTTTTGCAGGACTTTCAAAGATCAGGAAGTTCGGAGATTTTTCTTTGGTTATGCTTTCCCAGCAGATGGGCGTCGGGACAGCTGCTTTTTCCCGTGAGTCGTTCCTTCCTGTACATCAATGGGTATTGGATACACTTGCTGGTGAGCGAATATGTTTCGATGATGTCCATGTTGATTTTTCCTTGGAAGGAGACAACTGTCCTGGACATTTGCCTTCTCCTTCCTTGTTGGCTTCCTATACTGCAGGGGCATATGATTTGGATCATTCTTTCCTGATCGGCGGCAAGCTGATGGATGTGGAGCTTGCGTCTTCTCTTGGATGTAAAGTCATCCTGTTTGCTGAGAAACAAGCCGGTGCAGCATTGCTTGCTGACAGAAAGGAACTTGCACCTGCAGTTGTTTTTATAAGCGATGATTGGCAGGAGATTGCATCCTTCCTGGTCGGAGGAGAAGAGCGGGAAGATCGCAAGGCCACGATAATCCGCAATACGGCAGAGACAAGGATTACCTTATCCGTCAACCTTGATGGGACCGGCAAGGGAAACATGCATACAGGTATAGGATTCTTGGACCACATGCTGGCTCAGGTACTTCGTCATAGCCAGATTGATATGGATCTCTCGGCAGACGGTGACTTGGAGGTCGATGAGCATCATACCGTGGAAGATATTGCCATTGTCATGGGGAGTGCAATCAAGCAGGCACTGGGGGATAAATGGGGTATATCCCGCTATGGTTTTGACCTGTTGCCTATGGATGATGTACTTGCCCAAGGTGCCATTGACTTTTCGGGTCGACCATTCTTTCATTGGAATGTACCTTTCAGGAGAGAATATGTAGGAACGTTTCCGACTGAGATGTTTGGACATTTCTTCAAGTCATTCAGTGATGCAGCTGCCTGCAACCTGGACCTCAAGGTAAGCCAGGGAAATGCCCATCATATGATTGAGGCTGTATTCAAATGCTTTGCGAAATCATTGAAGATGGCCGTCCATCGATATCCATATAGCAATGAGTTGCCGTCGACCAAAGGAGTACTGTGA
- a CDS encoding EAL domain-containing protein, whose product MTVNFFLLSASLVILLILFFRYLDNQEETASVRALSLLFEVSLLSFGSTVLAIGIGSMSHFISAPFEKMTLIFLLLISYLATRYVSCLVYQNKKRKLHLDIGDLMLLGASLLFISFNRENTSGNIHRLSWLLRLYASSIALIFFMQAVHMLVKHANNYTKKQLSGLIFYLSLLLVPFLFVQEKTMALLPVFQFFAILALLKNRENFSMESENIRDEGTLERYISSLLRQQNSFRAILLDTTQNSTESNISVLKHTLLVQKQLDNWLSDCRKCKAFRYRHNSFVLLTSTEKSQQDIRDFLEDHLPINIREKGKKDIVVNVHLICTEDLQGATDAYEICSLFDKYLTIPSLSVMSDTGTLLQDLKNHRQIEHALRKALEDHSLSVYLQPLYCPEKDAFVSAEALARIEDDELGLLMPDQFIPIAEEKGLINQIGFQILEATCRYLKSTQLPRNFERISINLSVSDCLNPHLAEDILSLMGKYQVSPSRFILEITESISSKVPFIEETMLKLQQAGIQFAIDDFGTGYANLDAVLRLPFDIIKLDRSLLYPCEEEDSYRILVSGLIELINNLGLSTVVEGIETKHQAQMIQSMMATYQQGFLYSRPIPMHHFTRLLNKQAILKALS is encoded by the coding sequence GTGACAGTCAATTTTTTTCTTCTCTCAGCCAGTCTAGTCATACTACTGATTCTTTTCTTCCGATATCTTGACAATCAGGAAGAAACAGCTTCTGTACGGGCACTCTCCTTGCTGTTTGAGGTTTCTTTGCTTTCATTTGGCTCGACAGTTCTAGCAATAGGTATCGGCAGTATGTCACATTTCATATCTGCTCCATTTGAGAAAATGACGTTGATATTCCTGTTGCTTATATCGTATCTAGCTACCAGATATGTCTCTTGCCTTGTCTACCAGAATAAAAAAAGAAAGCTCCATTTAGATATAGGAGACTTGATGCTGTTGGGAGCAAGCTTGCTCTTCATTTCTTTCAACCGGGAAAATACCTCAGGAAACATCCATCGATTGTCATGGTTGCTTCGTCTGTATGCAAGCAGCATAGCATTGATATTCTTTATGCAAGCCGTTCATATGCTCGTGAAACATGCAAACAACTATACGAAGAAACAACTGTCCGGCTTGATCTTTTATCTAAGTCTGCTCCTTGTTCCTTTTTTATTCGTGCAAGAAAAAACAATGGCATTGCTGCCTGTTTTTCAATTCTTTGCAATTCTTGCACTGCTTAAGAACAGGGAAAATTTTTCCATGGAATCAGAAAACATCCGCGATGAAGGGACCTTGGAAAGATACATTTCATCCCTACTTAGGCAACAAAATTCCTTTCGGGCTATCTTGCTGGACACCACACAGAACAGTACGGAAAGCAACATATCAGTCCTCAAGCATACCCTGTTGGTACAGAAACAATTGGACAACTGGCTGTCGGATTGCAGGAAATGCAAAGCTTTCAGATACCGACACAACAGTTTTGTCCTGCTGACTTCTACAGAAAAAAGCCAACAGGATATCAGGGATTTCCTTGAGGACCATCTCCCCATCAACATCAGGGAAAAAGGCAAAAAGGACATAGTCGTCAATGTCCATCTCATCTGTACTGAAGATCTTCAGGGAGCAACGGATGCCTACGAAATATGTTCTCTATTTGACAAATACCTGACCATTCCGAGTTTATCCGTCATGTCAGACACTGGTACGCTTCTGCAGGACCTCAAGAATCACAGACAAATTGAACATGCTCTGAGAAAAGCTTTGGAAGACCACTCACTTTCAGTATATCTGCAACCGCTGTATTGCCCAGAAAAAGATGCCTTTGTCAGTGCAGAAGCCTTGGCACGGATTGAAGATGACGAACTTGGCTTGTTGATGCCGGACCAATTCATTCCTATTGCTGAAGAAAAAGGATTGATAAATCAGATAGGATTCCAGATACTCGAAGCAACATGCAGATACTTGAAATCAACACAGTTGCCGAGGAACTTCGAAAGGATCAGCATCAACCTGAGTGTCAGCGACTGCCTGAACCCGCACCTTGCCGAGGACATTCTTTCTCTCATGGGGAAATATCAGGTATCTCCTTCCAGATTTATACTGGAAATCACGGAAAGTATTTCTTCCAAGGTACCGTTCATCGAAGAAACAATGCTTAAGCTCCAGCAAGCAGGCATTCAGTTTGCCATCGACGATTTCGGAACCGGATATGCAAACCTAGACGCAGTGCTGAGATTGCCATTCGATATCATCAAGCTTGACCGTTCGCTCCTATATCCCTGTGAGGAGGAAGACAGCTACAGGATCTTGGTTTCTGGTCTGATTGAACTCATCAATAACCTTGGGCTTTCAACGGTAGTCGAAGGTATCGAGACCAAGCATCAGGCACAGATGATCCAATCCATGATGGCAACCTACCAGCAGGGATTCCTGTACAGCAGGCCAATACCGATGCATCATTTTACCAGGCTGCTCAACAAACAGGCTATCCTAAAAGCCTTGAGTTGA
- the hisC gene encoding histidinol-phosphate transaminase, whose translation MKELLRDNIRNLVPYRCARDDFSGKAEVFVDANENWKQFVGQTQYNRYPDPASAALRKGIEEVMGLPFGMTVVGNGSDEIIDNLIRMFCNPGKDAIVIFPPTYGAYKVFADINDVASVELPLKEDFSLDMESLRKFCHTADSKYKLMFVCSPNNPSGNAHPLEQIEETCRLFKGIVVVDEAYVDFSEKGSARSLQSKYDNLVILRTFSKCWGLAGARIGILVASPELCAVMRSMKYPYNIGRPSQEVAVNCLLAADQVHKEMKAIIERRERYQQLYKTLSCVKEVYPSDANFLLVKTSDADSIWSYLAGKGIIVRNRTNQFGCSGCLRISIGSEEECRKTYEAIASWEA comes from the coding sequence ATGAAAGAATTACTCAGGGATAATATCCGCAACCTTGTACCATATCGCTGTGCCAGGGATGATTTCAGCGGTAAAGCAGAAGTGTTTGTGGATGCCAATGAGAACTGGAAGCAGTTTGTCGGCCAAACACAGTATAACCGTTATCCTGATCCTGCTTCTGCTGCATTGCGAAAAGGTATCGAAGAGGTGATGGGGCTTCCTTTTGGGATGACTGTAGTCGGAAACGGCAGTGACGAGATCATAGATAATCTGATTCGGATGTTCTGTAATCCTGGGAAGGATGCCATCGTTATCTTTCCTCCTACCTATGGTGCCTATAAGGTGTTTGCCGATATAAATGATGTCGCTTCGGTAGAACTTCCACTCAAGGAAGACTTCAGCCTTGATATGGAAAGTTTGAGGAAATTCTGCCATACAGCTGATTCAAAGTATAAGCTTATGTTTGTCTGCTCTCCTAATAATCCGAGCGGAAATGCACATCCTTTGGAACAGATAGAAGAAACTTGCCGATTATTCAAAGGTATCGTGGTGGTTGACGAAGCCTATGTTGATTTTTCTGAAAAGGGGAGCGCACGCTCACTTCAGTCAAAATATGATAACTTGGTCATCCTTCGTACTTTTTCAAAATGCTGGGGACTTGCGGGCGCTCGGATCGGTATCCTTGTAGCTTCTCCTGAACTTTGTGCCGTGATGCGGTCAATGAAATATCCGTATAATATCGGAAGGCCAAGCCAGGAAGTTGCCGTCAATTGCTTGCTTGCAGCGGATCAGGTACATAAGGAAATGAAAGCAATCATTGAAAGACGGGAACGATATCAGCAGCTTTACAAGACTCTTTCCTGTGTGAAGGAAGTTTATCCAAGCGATGCAAATTTTTTGCTTGTGAAGACTTCTGATGCTGATAGCATCTGGTCTTATCTTGCAGGAAAAGGAATAATCGTGAGGAACCGTACCAATCAGTTCGGTTGCAGCGGCTGTCTGAGGATTTCGATTGGAAGCGAAGAAGAATGTCGGAAGACATATGAGGCCATTGCCTCATGGGAGGCATAA
- the hisF gene encoding imidazole glycerol phosphate synthase subunit HisF yields the protein MLAKRIIPCLDVRNGRTVKGINFINLRDAGDAVELAKIYSDQGADELTFLDITATVEGRSTFASLVKDISSAINIPFTVGGGIRNVADVGVLLEAGADKISINSKAVAQPAIIDGLAHNFGSQCVVCAIDARMNDEFSKDNLQGWEVYVNGGRTPTGIDAFAWAKEAESRGAGEILLTSMDHDGTKGGFALDLTARISESVSIPVIASGGAGCMEDFIDVFTRGKADAALAASIFHFGEIKIPELKKYLSLHGISVRT from the coding sequence ATGCTGGCTAAAAGGATCATACCTTGCCTTGATGTCAGGAACGGCAGGACTGTCAAGGGAATAAACTTTATCAATCTGAGGGATGCAGGTGATGCTGTCGAATTGGCAAAGATCTACAGTGACCAAGGAGCTGATGAACTGACGTTTCTTGATATCACTGCTACGGTTGAGGGACGAAGTACCTTTGCTTCACTGGTCAAGGATATTTCTTCGGCAATAAACATTCCGTTTACAGTCGGTGGCGGTATCAGAAATGTAGCCGATGTAGGTGTATTGCTTGAAGCCGGGGCTGACAAGATATCGATCAACAGCAAGGCTGTTGCCCAACCTGCCATAATTGATGGACTTGCCCATAATTTCGGGAGTCAGTGTGTCGTATGTGCCATCGATGCACGGATGAATGATGAATTCTCAAAAGATAATCTGCAAGGCTGGGAAGTCTATGTCAATGGTGGCCGTACACCGACCGGAATCGATGCCTTTGCATGGGCAAAGGAAGCTGAATCTCGTGGGGCAGGTGAAATATTGCTGACTTCAATGGACCATGACGGAACCAAAGGTGGTTTTGCCCTTGACCTAACCGCAAGAATTAGCGAAAGTGTCTCTATACCGGTAATTGCCAGTGGGGGAGCTGGCTGTATGGAAGATTTTATTGATGTCTTTACCAGAGGAAAGGCCGATGCAGCCCTTGCTGCTTCGATTTTTCATTTCGGGGAAATCAAGATTCCTGAGTTGAAGAAATACCTTTCTTTGCATGGAATAAGTGTCAGGACGTAG
- a CDS encoding MerR family transcriptional regulator: protein MAKGKYRIGLLAQKAQVSIRTVRYYESLGLISPTGRSEGGQRYYDDKDLLYLRRILELKSLDFSLEQIKMIVQMGADDLSGDKRRTELLHLYRNKLSQALDRKNNIEARIDEISWHIRQLESGIDFRQCPGEDCKTCPFKESCRFFSDCP, encoded by the coding sequence ATGGCAAAAGGAAAATATAGGATAGGATTGCTTGCACAGAAAGCACAGGTATCGATACGTACCGTACGTTACTATGAGTCCCTTGGACTGATCAGTCCTACCGGTAGGTCTGAGGGTGGACAGCGATACTATGATGACAAAGACTTGCTTTATCTGCGCAGAATCCTGGAACTGAAATCCTTGGATTTCAGCCTTGAACAGATAAAGATGATCGTACAGATGGGGGCAGATGACCTTTCCGGTGACAAACGTCGGACTGAACTGCTCCACCTGTATCGCAACAAACTGTCCCAGGCGTTGGATCGCAAGAACAATATTGAAGCACGGATAGATGAAATAAGTTGGCATATCCGACAATTGGAATCCGGCATTGACTTTCGCCAATGCCCAGGGGAAGACTGCAAGACCTGTCCTTTCAAGGAAAGCTGTCGTTTTTTCAGTGACTGCCCTTAG